A region of Toxorhynchites rutilus septentrionalis strain SRP chromosome 1, ASM2978413v1, whole genome shotgun sequence DNA encodes the following proteins:
- the LOC129761628 gene encoding uncharacterized protein LOC129761628: protein MSNLRALSRQERFYLDTMTNLKQYIENYNSNRDKNQLEGWKQRVETLYHDFQTNRLQIEVSSSEKADDDSEDETFIKSEEVNHNIRQQFENDYIYAYSFLATELRKTNVMPNSVDQSIVSAVSCPPSSPLSRIKLPEIRLPTFEGSVSEWITFRDTFKSLIDGNSQLSQIDKFSYLVASLAKDARKVIESVELTAANYSVAWSLLESRYDNKKLIVKTYIESLFAIESMRKENYESLMRLIDDFERNLCMIDKMGVPTDGWSVILAHMVCDRLDAATLRQCETHNKSNEVPTYGELIAFLKTHLAVLQSLPTSNSRYQESHKIEHKRSLKSRLNNVYTITNPTNYTCPFCSKSPHSPFKCEVFLKLSISQRFENVRSKNLCINCLSPSHLVRNCTSSSCRVCNQKHHTMLHQPSSDRSPTQSKPPTPLVQNIAPTNQKAQPNSSNQSSQRSVSSSLTQTPSASATVSSLASTTMVGTNRKVPATVLLQTAIVKVYNSNGQMQWARALLDPASQLSLITENLVQKLKLRRHPDRQEIGGVGNSIIVSHHTVVVRMGSHCTEFVMNEPCHVLRKITRDLPARNIDISLWNLPPHIVLADPNFDKPGPIDILIGMEKYYDLLVDGCSRITPEKAILQNTVLGWVVSGKVGNDSHPAQAPIVAHVCSSDGLDAQLSRFWELESCWSDSTHSVDENLCEEHFAATTFRNNTGRFVVTLPKRHSVLTELGNCEEIATRRFIALERRLNTQPALKKAYTAFIDEYLKLNHMREITNVEKIKSSNPTYFLPHHGVEKTDSTTTKLRVVFDASCRTETGISLNQALMVGPVVQDDLFSILLRFRVHRFAIIADIEKMYRQIRIHSSDYPLQQILWRSSSTESLRTFQLTTVTYGTASAPYLATKCLQVLSNQNSEEFPLAASVLAKDFYVDDLLSGMDDEEQGKTRCKDLINVLQSAGFSLRKWASNSATILSEIPSELYDERSIFNLDSNPLPIQTFGLQWEPSSDRFRYTVPKWSQPKSISRRIVISDAARLYDPLGLIGPVVVLAKILIQTLWRSSKNWDDPLDEDKQRYWFEFRNNLQDVSSISVPRWLICNDSPTVIEIHGFCDASEKAYGACLYLRTESINGIRSVLMTAKSKVAPLGDSKRQKRVCLPRLELSSALLLSHLYTKVKCSVPLTTESFFWTDSMITLHWLNAVPSRWKTFVANRVSEVHNLTADGIWSHVPGIDNPADVISRGMHATQLKDTASWWHGPAWLSQSSRFWPPLNHKPNTDLPTEILEEKPIALHISQCTPNEIFYLRSSFTALVRIIAFLNRFIQNCRTKIPMNRKIGFLQTNELDEATKILVRLAQAEVFSKDIAAIRNYGQVKENSELKSLFPIVIDSIMRVGGRLRNAAISEDRKHPIILPARHPLTECILLHYHLKNLHAGPQLLVACVRERYWPLRIRNLARKIVHNCINCYRCKPHNLDQLMGDLPPERVTPTLPFLNTGVDLCGPFCYRRMRKTAPVKCYVALFVCFVTKAVHVELVYDLSTAAFIAALHRFIARRGKPNVIQCDNAKNFKGAARELKELSIQFYSQQHQADVSNVCSNEGIEFKFIPPRSPNFGGLWEAAVKSLKRHLRSTIGNSILSQDEFVTLLARIEACLNSRPLTPLTTDPNDLEILTPGHFLVHRPLTSFPEPDLSEVPPNRLDRWQHNQELLRRIWKRWSTDYLSGLHPRTKWTQIRNNVTEGTMVLLKEDNLPPLKWKYGRITHIFRGDDNHIRVVTVRTATGEYRRSISKICVRQQHTEPTLE from the coding sequence ATGTCGAATTTGAGAGCGCTTAGTCGCCAGGAGCGTTTCTACTTAGACACAATGACCAATTTGAAACAATACATCGAGAATTACAATAGTAATCGAGACAAGAATCAACTGGAGGGATGGAAGCAGCGAGTTGAAACACTTTATCACGATTTCCAAACGAATCGACTTCAAATTGAAGTATCATCAAGTGAGAAAGCTGATGACGATTCAGAGGATGAAACTTTCATCAAGAGTGAAGAGGTGAATCACAATATCCGACAACAATTCGAAAATGATTATATTTACGCATATAGTTTTCTCGCCACCGAATTACGTAAAACGAACGTGATGCCAAATAGTGTAGACCAATCAATAGTTTCTGCTGTCTCGTGTCCGCCGTCTTCTCCGCTTTCGCGAATTAAGTTACCAGAAATTCGACTTCCCACATTCGAAGGTTCGGTCTCAGAGTGGATAACTTTTAGAGATACCTTCAAGTCGCTCATAGATGGGAATAGTCAATTGTCCCAAATAGATAAGTTTTCGTATCTGGTGGCATCTTTGGCGAAGGATGCTAGGAAGGTGATTGAATCGGTCGAGCTCACCGCCGCTAACTATTCAGTAGCGTGGAGTTTATTGGAATCAAGATATGACAATAAAAAGCTCATAGTGAAAACGTATATTGAATCGCTGTTTGCGATAGAATCCATGAGAAAGGAAAATTATGAATCCCTCATGCGATTAATAGATGACTTTGAACGCAATCTTTGCATGATCGATAAAATGGGTGTTCCAACAGATGGCTGGAGTGTTATCCTGGCTCACATGGTATGTGATCGGCTAGATGCCGCCACGCTTAGACAGTGCGAAACTCATAATAAATCAAATGAAGTTCCCACTTACGGAGAATTAATCGCATTTCTTAAAACCCATCTTGCGGTTCTACAATCGTTGCCAACATCGAATTCTCGTTACCAGGAGTCTCACAAGATTGAACACAAACGATCACTAAAATCAAGGCTCAATAACGTTTACACCATCACCAATCCAACGAATTACACCTGCCCGTTTTGCTCCAAATCTCCACACTCGCCATTCAAATGTGAAGTTTTTCTAAAATTATCGATATCGCAACGCTTTGAGAATGTCAGGAGCAAAAACCTCTGCATCAATTGTCTATCGCCTTCTCATTTAGTTCGGAATTGTACGTCCAGTTCATGCAGAGTCTGTAATCAAAAACACCACACCATGCTTCACCAACCCTCCAGCGATCGCTCACCTACTCAGTCGAAACCACCAACACCTCTCGTTCAGAATATCGCACCGACGAATCAGAAAGCACAACCTAATTCTTCAAACCAATCCTCACAACGTTCCGTATCGTCTTCGCTAACCCAAACGCCATCAGCCTCTGCCACCGTCTCTAGCCTCGCTTCCACCACAATGGTTGGAACAAATCGGAAAGTTCCAGCAACAGTGTTACTACAAACAGCGATAGTGAAGGTTTACAATTCTAACGGTCAAATGCAGTGGGCCAGAGCATTGCTAGATCCTGCTTCACAGTTGAGTCTCATTACCGAGAACCTCgttcaaaagcttaagttgCGCCGCCATCCCGATCGTCAGGAGATCGGTGGTGTAGGCAACTCAATTATCGTTTCGCATCATACTGTCGTTGTTCGAATGGGATCCCACTGCACAGAATTTGTTATGAATGAACCATGTCATGTTTTACGAAAAATTACCCGTGATCTACCAGCTAGAAATATCGACATCTCGCTTTGGAATCTTCCTCCACATATTGTCCTAGCAGATCCAAATTTCGACAAACCTGGACCGATAGACATACTCATAggtatggaaaaatactacgACTTATTAGTTGATGGATGCTCCAGAATAACTCCGGAAAAGGCGATCCTTCAAAATACGGTCCTCGGTTGGGTGGTATCAGGGAAGGTTGGCAATGACTCACATCCGGCCCAGGCCCCCATAGTGGCTCATGTATGCAGCAGCGATGGGCTTGATGCTCAGTTGTCCCGATTCTGGGAATTGGAATCTTGCTGGTCTGATAGCACGCATTCCGTCGACGAAAATTTGTGTGAAGAGCATTTTGCAGCTACAACGTTTCGCAATAACACTGGTCGATTTGTGGTTACTCTTCCCAAACGACATTCGGTACTAACTGAGTTGGGTAACTGTGAAGAGATAGCAACTAGAAGGTTTATTGCCTTGGAACGCCGACTTAATACGCAGCCTGCGCTGAAAAAGGCGTACACAGCCTTCATAGACGAATACCTCAAGTTGAATCACATGAGAGAAATCACAAAcgtagaaaaaataaaatcatctaATCCTACCTATTTCTTACCGCACCACGGTGTTGAAAAGACAGACAGTACTACCACCAAACTGAGGGTAGTTTTCGATGCCTCTTGTCGGACAGAAACCGGAATCTCGTTGAATCAAGCTCTAATGGTGGGTCCAGTCGTCCAAGACGATCTGTTCTCCATACTTCTCCGGTTTCGAGTACATCGTTTCGCAATCATCGCAGACATCGAAAAGATGTATCGCCAGATACGTATTCACTCTTCAGACTACCCACTTCAACAAATACTATGGCGGTCTTCGTCAACAGAGTCGCTACGCACTTTTCAACTAACAACGGTGACGTACGGGACAGCTTCAGCCCCGTACTTGGCCACCAAGTGTCTACAAGTATTATCGAACCAAAATTCTGAAGAATTTCCTCTAGCCGCTTCGGTCCTCGCTAAGGACTTTTACGTGGATGACCTGTTGAGCGGAATGGACGACGAAGAACAAGGAAAAACACGCTGCAAGGATTTAATAAATGTGTTGCAGTCAGCCGGCTTCAGCTTACGTAAATGGGCATCAAACTCCGCCACCATACTTTCCGAAATTCCATCGGAATTGTACGACGAACGTTCGATATTCAACCTGGATTCGAATCCTCTACCCATCCAAACTTTTGGTTTACAGTGGGAACCATCCTCTGACAGATTTCGCTACACTGTTCCTAAATGGTCGCAACCAAAATCCATCTCTCGTCGTATCGTTATTTCGGATGCAGCACGACTCTATGATCCCCTCGGTTTAATTGGTCCTGTTGTAGTTCTCGCAAAAATATTAATCCAAACACTTTGGCGATCCTCCAAGAACTGGGACGATCCTTTGGACGAAGATAAGCAGCGTTACTGGTTCGAATTCCGCAACAATTTGCAAGATGTTTCTAGCATTTCCGTACCCCGTTGGTTAATCTGCAATGACTCCCCAACGGTCATCGAAATTCACGGCTTCTGTGATGCCTCCGAAAAGGCATACGGAGCATGTCTTTATTTGAGAACCGAATCAATAAATGGAATTCGATCAGTGTTGATGACAGCCAAATCTAAAGTAGCTCCTCTAGGAGATTCAAAAAGGCAGAAACGAGTTTGCCTTCCAAGATTGGAACTATCGTCGGCTCTTCTATTGAGTCACTTGTACACTAAAGTGAAATGCAGCGTTCCACTGACTACCGAATCATTTTTCTGGACTGATTCAATGATTACACTTCATTGGCTTAATGCAGTTCCCTCACGTTGGAAAACGTTCGTTGCAAATCGGGTGTCAGAGGTGCATAACTTAACAGCCGATGGTATCTGGTCGCACGTTCCCGGGATCGACAATCCTGCAGATGTAATATCACGTGGGATGCATGCTACACAACTGAAGGACACTGCATCCTGGTGGCATGGTCCTGCCTGGTTGAGCCAATCATCTCGATTCTGGCCCCCTCTGAACCACAAACCGAACACAGATCTACCCACAGAAATTCTCGAAGAAAAGCCAATTGCTTTACACATAAGCCAATGTACTCCTAacgaaatattttatcttcGTTCATCATTCACGGCTCTAGTCCGTATTATAGCGTTTTTGAATCGATTCATACAGAACTGTCGAACCAAGATTCCCATGAATAGAAAAATCGGATTCTTACAAACGAATGAATTGGATGAAGCCACCAAAATACTCGTTCGTTTAGCACAAGCTGAAGTTTTCTCCAAGGATATTGCAGCAATTCGGAATTATGGTCAAGTGAAAGAAAACTCCGAACTAAAATCACTATTTCCGATCGTAATTGACTCAATCATGCGGGTTGGTGGACGGCTCAGAAACGCAGCTATCTCGGAAGATCGCAAACACCCAATTATTCTTCCTGCTAGACACCCACTTACCGAATGCATTTTGTTGCATTATCACCTCAAAAACTTGCATGCTGGTCCACAATTGTTGGTAGCATGCGTTCGAGAAAGGTACTGGCCACTACGAATTCGCAATCTCGCACGGAAAATTGTACATAACTGCATAAATTGTTACCGCTGTAAGCCACATAATCTCGACCAATTAATGGGAGACTTACCACCTGAAAGAGTGACACCAACGCTGCCTTTCCTCAACACAGGCGTAGATCTGTGTGGTCCTTTCTGCTATCGCAGAATGCGTAAAACTGCCCCTGTCAAATGCTATGTTGCATTATTCGTGTGTTTCGTCACCAAGGCCGTCCATGTGGAGTTGGTGTACGACCTATCAACCGCAGCCTTCATAGCAGCGCTGCATAGATTCATCGCCCGCAGAGGAAAGCCGAATGTAATTCAATGCGATAACGCCAAAAATTTTAAAGGCGCAGCCAGAGAACTGAAAGAACTGTCGATACAGTTCTACTCGCAACAACATCAAGCTGATGTTTCGAATGTTTGTTCCAACGAAGGAATTGAATTTAAATTCATACCTCCTCGCAGTCCAAACTTTGGGGGGTTGTGGGAAGCGGCGGTCAAGTCTCTCAAACGTCATCTTCGATCAACAATAGGGAATTCAATCCTCTCCCAGGACGAGTTCGTCACTTTATTAGCTCGTATTGAAGCTTGCCTTAATTCAAGACCGCTGACCCCGCTCACCACAGACCCCAATGATTTGGAAATACTAACGCCTGGTCATTTCCTCGTGCATCGTCCATTAACTTCGTTTCCCGAGCCTGACCTTTCAGAAGTTCCTCCGAATCGGCTCGATCGCTGGCAGCACAATCAGGAGTTGCTCCGTCGTATCTGGAAGAGATGGTCCACCGACTACCTGTCCGGCCTCCATCCACGCACAAAATGGACACAGATCCGGAATAATGTCACCGAAGGTACAATGGTGTTGCTGAAGGAGGATAACCTGCCTCCTTTAAAGTGGAAGTACGGAAGGATAACCCACATTTTTCGCGGCGATGACAACCATATACGCGTCGTTACCGTACGGACAGCAACTGGAGAGTATCGACGCTCCATCTCGAAGATATGCGTACGTCAACAACACACTGAACCTACGCTCGAATGA